Proteins from a single region of Neodiprion virginianus isolate iyNeoVirg1 chromosome 4, iyNeoVirg1.1, whole genome shotgun sequence:
- the LOC124302683 gene encoding conserved oligomeric Golgi complex subunit 2, translated as MPETSEDFMLPKAPKDLSFNENDFNANNFNVDAFLQEHRKKASLETMRDDLGVYLKVLRSAMIELINKDYADFVNLSSNLIGLDKAINNLQVPLGQLREEVMQVRQTLDDMINEVTSTLNERCLIRERKQSLQSLAHVHDSITKLSNILVKKNTSNSKDKEQIKLDSDLLERAATEFNQLKFHISRCKTDLTEARIKTCNEIGQSLMSNLDKMFISSIKKKQPELLIRCLRIYVTLDKVSDTENLLRRKLIAPLIENVINEITLQSEPQGLRGIYQRLLSIFDEDLAQLLTITLYPDRMSVKGFNFIVNSFWPEVEERIELHLNLIFAPGNPELFHRRYLETVEFLTKLEEACCTPETLSELKRHALYHRFLGKWNLPVYFQIRFQEIAGTVEAVLCEDISPSMLKENTSAITSNEFTLHPTNVVWESLMKTWADGIFLPKLLQRFWKLSLQIISRYQTWCKVAVTQSWPDAAKSTTSNIIETAHPPRLQFLVFLYTDIEKLIKNMPSFLEVVWSKITSTNSTLKKIFEDCSAESEKNLQSTLPLITDEIMKELMSQSAIHLKQVSDIPRLFRRTNREVPTKPCTYVSHVIEPLTNFYMEYNSAIPGLVTKLLESTVSLVSEQYLLSVTDVLTSVQKTEESLRRLKKIRDKSTGISSSEGKGIGDDEKIRIQLEIDVQNFYQMIGNLGIIGTNVSNLKQLLQVVQEALTSRNETR; from the exons ATGCCTGAAACATCGGAGGATTTTATGCTACCAAAAGCACCCAAGGATTTATCCttcaatgaaaatgatttcaatgcg AACAACTTTAACGTCGATGCATTTCTACAAGAGCATCGGAAAAAGGCAAGCTTGGAGACAATGCGAGATGATTTGGGCGTATATTTAAAAGTTTTACGATCCGCAATGATTGAACTCATCAACAAGGATTACGCCGACTTTGTTAACTTGTCCAGCAACTTGATTGGACTAGACAAAGCTATAAACAATCTACAAGTTCCGTTAGGTCAATTGAGAGAGGAAGTAATG CAAGTACGGCAAACTCTAGATGACATGATAAATGAGGTGACAAGCACATTGAATGAGCGCTGTCTTATTAGAGAGCGTAAGCAAAGCTTACAAAGCTTAGCACATGTGCACGACTCTATCACCAAATTATCTAATATTcttgtgaagaaaaatacatcCAATTCGAAAGATAAGGAGCAGATCAAGCTAGATTCAGATCTCTTGGAACGAGCTGCTACAGAATTCAATCAACTtaaatttcacatttccaGATGTAAAACAGATCTTACAGAGGCGCGAATCAAG ACGTGCAACGAAATAGGGCAGAGTTTGATGAGTAATCTAGATAAGATGTTTATATCCagcataaagaaaaaacagccTGAACTATTGATACGTTGTCTAAGAATATATGTTACCCTTGACAAAGTTTCGGATACAGAAAACCTCTTGCGTAGAAAGTTGATAGCTCCTCTGattgaaaatgtaattaatgaaataaCTCTGCAAAGTGAACCGCAAGGCTTGCGAGGCATCTACCAAAGATTACTGTCTATATTTGACGAAGACTTAGCCCAGCTTCTTACAATTACGTTATATCCAGATAG aatgTCTGTGAAAGGATTTAACTTCATAGTGAACAGTTTTTGGCCCGAAGTTGAAGAGAGGATTGAGTTGCATCTAAATTTAATATTTGCTCCGGGTAATCCTGAGTTGTTTCACAGG AGATATTTGGAAACAGTAGAATTTCTAACAAAACTTGAAGAAGCTTGCTGCACTCCTGAGACATTGTCAGAATTAAAAAGGCATGCTCTGTATCATAGGTTTTTGGGAAAGTGGAATTTGCcagtatattttcaaatcagaTTTCAAGAAATAGCTGGTACTGTTGAAGCCGTACTATGTGAAGATATTTCTCCCTCGATGCTCAAAGAAAATACATCTGCGATTACATCAAATGAATTCACACTGCATCCAACCAATGTTGTTTGGGAATCCCTCATGAAAACGTGGGCAGATGGTATATTTCTCCCAAAACTATTACAGCG TTTTTGGAAATTGAGCcttcaaattatttcacggTATCAAACATGGTGTAAAGTGGCAGTGACACAA AGTTGGCCGGATGCTGCCAAGTCTACTACCAGTAACATTATTGAAACGGCACACCCACCTAGACTGcagtttttggtttttttataCACTGACATAGaaaaactgataaaaaatatgccTTCATTTTTGGAGGTAGTGTGGAGTAAAATTACAAGCACAAACTCTACTCTTAAGAAGATATTTGAAG ATTGCTCAGCagaatctgagaaaaatttacaatctaCGCTACCACTTATCACCgatgaaataatgaaagaacTAATGTCTCAGAGTGCGATTCATTTGAAACAAGTTAGCGATATCCCTAGATTATTCCGTCGCACAAATAGAGAAGTGCCGACTAAACCTTGCACATATGTTAGCCATGTGATTGAACCCCTAACTAATTTTTACATGGAGTATAATTCAGCCATACCAGGTCTTGTTACGAAATTACTGGAGTCCACTGTGTCTTTGGTGTCAGAACA GTATTTACTGTCAGTAACTGATGTTTTAACATCTGTACAAAAAACTGAAGAGAGTCTGCGGAGGTTGAAGAAAATCAGAGACAAATCAACAGGAATATCATCGTCAGAGGGCAAAGGCATTGGTGACGATGAGAAAATCCGGATTCAATTAGAAATTGATGTacagaatttttatcaaatg ATAGGGAATCTAGGAATAATTGGAACCAATGTTTCCAATCTGAAGCAATTATTGCAAGTAGTTCAAGAGGCTTTAACAAGTCGAAATGAGACAAGATAA
- the LOC124302689 gene encoding alpha-soluble NSF attachment protein isoform X2: protein MDEFIDTGSSKVEEAVECYQRAANMFKMAKKWGAAGNAFCEAANLHGKAGSRHDAATNYVDAANCYKKSDPNEAVSCLLKAIEIYTDMGRFTMAAKHHQSIAEMYESESVDLDRAVNHYEQAADYFRGEESNSSANKCLLKVAQYAAQLENYDKAIQIYEQVASSSLESSLLKYSAKEYFFRAALCHLCVDVLNAQHAIERYQEQYPAFQDSREYKLIKTLIEHLEEQNLEGYTEAVKEYDSISRLDSWYTTILLRIKKQVNDNPDLR, encoded by the exons ATGGACGAATTTATTGATAC AGGATCGTCGAAGGTAGAAGAAGCAGTAGAATGCTATCAGCGTGCAGCAAATATGTTCAAAATGGCAAAAAAGTGGGGAGCCGCAGGAAATGCATTTTGTGAAGCAGCTAATCTTCACGGCAAAGCTGGTAGCAGACACGATGCTGCGACAAACTACGTAGATGCTGCCAACTGTTATAAAAAGTCGGATCCAAATG AGGCGGTTAGCTGTCTTCTAAAAGCAATAGAGATATATACGGACATGGGAAGGTTCACAATGGCAGCTAAGCACCATCAAAGTATAGCAGAGATGTATGAGAGTGAGTCTGTCGACCTTGATAGAGCAGTAAACCACTACGAGCAGGCAGCCGACTATTTCCGGGGTGAAGAAAGTAACTCTTCCGCAAATAAATGTTTGCTCAAGGTGGCACAATATGCCGCCCAACTTGAGAATTACGACAAAGCGATCCAGATCTATGAACAG GTCGCCTCTTCGTCCCTTGAAAGCTCGCTGTTGAAATATAGTGCGAAGGAGTACTTTTTTCGTGCTGCATTATGCCATCTCTGCGTCGATGTTTTGAATGCTCAACACGCGATCGAACGTTATCAAGAACAATACCCTGCTTTTCAGGATTCTAGAGAATACAAACTTATCAAG ACGCTAATCGAGCACCTAGAAGAACAAAATTTGGAAGGATACACAGAAGCAGTTAAGGAGTATGATTCCATATCACGGTTGGATTCCTGGTACACAACGATCTTATTGCGCATTAAGAAACAAGTCAACGACAACCCAGACCTACGCTGA
- the LOC124302048 gene encoding ATP synthase subunit gamma, mitochondrial, producing MLRQTLTLVPAHSQQLQQRGMATLKSISLRLKSVKNIQKITQSMKMVSAAKYNRAERDLKQARPLGEGTKAFYEKAEIAAPEGVPSKLVIAITSDRGLCGACHTGVARNIRDQLLANPADKENTKIICVGEKSRAVLARIFANNILFVASEVGRLPPTFTDASKLAAEILNSGYSFASGRIVYNKFKSVVSYGVADLPLYDKDSVATAPKLSIYDSLDDSVIQSYLEFSLASLLFYSMKEGACSEQSSRMTAMDNASKNAGEMIEKLTLTFNRTRQAVITRELIEIISGAAALD from the coding sequence ATGCTTCGTCAGACGTTAACTTTAGTGCCTGCGCACTCGCAGCAGCTCCAACAGCGGGGTATGGCGACTTTAAAATCCATCTCACTGCGTCTGAAGTCAGTTAAAAACATCCAGAAGATTACTCAATCGATGAAGATGGTGTCCGCTGCTAAGTACAACCGTGCGGAGAGGGATTTGAAACAGGCCCGCCCCCTTGGAGAAGGCACCAAAGCTTTTTATGAAAAAGCTGAAATTGCAGCACCGGAAGGAGTACCGAGCAAGCTCGTAATTGCAATTACCTCAGACCGAGGTCTCTGCGGAGCTTGCCACACAGGAGTTGCCCGCAACATTAGAGATCAGCTCCTTGCAAATCCTGCAGATAAAGAGAACACAAAAATCATATGCGTAGGTGAAAAATCACGAGCTGTCTTAGCCCGAATTTTTGccaataatatattgtttGTTGCCTCCGAAGTTGGTCGCCTGCCACCAACTTTTACTGATGCTTCCAAATTGGCTGCAGAGATTTTAAACAGTGGATACTCCTTTGCATCTGGACGCATTGTCTACAATAAATTCAAATCTGTCGTTTCCTATGGAGTTGCAGATTTGCCTTTGTACGACAAAGATTCAGTTGCCACTGCTCCGAAATTGTCCATCTATGATTCACTAGATGATTCCGTCATTCAAAGCTATCTCGAGTTTTCTCTAGCTTCTCTGCTTTTCTACAGTATGAAAGAAGGTGCTTGCAGCGAGCAGTCGTCCAGGATGACTGCTATGGATAACGCAAGTAAGAATGCCGGTGAAATGATTGAGAAACTCACTCTGACCTTCAATCGTACTCGCCAAGCTGTCATCACCAGAGAActtattgaaattatttctggAGCTGCTGCGCTTGATTAA
- the LOC124302688 gene encoding dnaJ homolog subfamily C member 17: MDNLMDLDLYELIGSVSTATIKDIKTAYRKKALSCHPDKNPDNPKAAELFHQLSRALEILTDESARAAYDKVINAKVQAKLRSKQLDSKRKKLKEDLEAREEAHRKSQIQGENTKTDEQRLQDEIERLRTEGSKQVEEEVAFVRQQVLEELRKMRGTAGKSQSSNLNERRVKIKWKAAKDDPLNGGYDSSTLHQILSKHGDINILVVSSNKKGRALVEYARTDAAGMAIQIEKGLVSNPITLEWVCKPEMKTACDPSNIIGSLPKSRTLLFPSQDTSTSKPSMNFPSYSSAPNIFNVQNKISDLEFETSVLSNLRRAEERKRLIEKLTQEDG; the protein is encoded by the exons ATGGACAATTTAATGGACTTAGATTTGTACGAATTGATTGGATCTGTTTCAACAGCTACGATAAAAGAC atAAAAACAGCGTACCGAAAAAAAGCGCTTTCTTGCCATCCAGACAAGAATCCTGATAATCCTAAAGCCGCAGAGTTATTCCACCAACTTTCGAGAGCTTTAGAAATATTGACTGATGAATCCGCCAGA GCGGCGTACGATAAGGTGATCAATGCAAAAGTTCAAGCTAAACTACGTAGTAAACAATTAGATTCAAAgcggaaaaaattgaaggaagATTTGGAAGCACGGGAAGAGGCTCACAGAAAATCTCAGATACAAGGAGAAAATACTAAAACTGATGAGCAAAGACTTCAG GATGAAATAGAGCGACTGCGTACTGAAGGTTCCAAGCAAGTCGAGGAAGAGGTAGCGTTTGTTCGTCAGCAGGTCTTGGAAGAGTTGCGTAAAATGCGAGGAACAGCTGGTAAATCACAGTCCAGTAATCTTAATGAACGGCGAGTCAAGATCAAATGGAAAGCAGCTAAAGATGATCCACTCAATGGTGGCTATGACTCTAGTACCTTACATCAGATTTTGTCAAAG CACGGAGATATCAATATATTGgttgtttcttcaaataaaaaaggacGGGCACTAGTTGAATATGCCAGAACCGACGCTGCA GGAATGGCAATACAGATAGAAAAAGGCCTTGTGAGTAATCCTATAACCTTGGAATGGGTATGTAAGCCTGAAATGAAAACAGCGTGTGATCCGTCAAATATAATCGGGTCACTACCAAAGAGTCGAACGTTGCTATTCCCATCTCAGGATACCTCTACGAGTAAACCAAGCATGAATTTTCCGAGTTACTCTTCAGCCCCTAATATATTT AATGTACAGAATAAAATATCCGATTTGGAGTTCGAAACTTCGGTGTTAAGCAACCTACGACGAGCCGAAGAACGCAAACGACTTATAGAAAAATTGACTCAAGAGGATGGttaa
- the LOC124302687 gene encoding serine--tRNA ligase, cytoplasmic, translating into MVLDLDLFRTDKGFDPEKIRENQRKRFKDVGLVDTVVERDTFWRQLRHRADNLNKLKNVCSKEIGEKMKKKEPAGGDEPVPNDLAENLDNVTSDNLKKLNVNQIKKIRALIEEAIQQNAQDLIKAETERRTALREVGNHLHASVPVSNDEDENKVERTFGDCTQRKKYSHVDLIHMIDGMDGDRGSAVSGGRGYFLVGPAVFLEHALIQFALRKLFDKGYKPLYTPFFMRKDVMQEVAQLSQFDDELYKVVGKGSERGEDKEIEEKYLIATSEQPIAAFHRDEWIAEASLPIKYAGLSTCFRQEVGSHGRDTRGIFRVHQFEKVEQFCLTSPHDNKSWEMMDEMIENAESFYQELNIPYRVVNIVSGALNHAASKKLDLEAWFPGSGAFRELVSCSNCLDYQARRLLVRYGQTKKMNATMDYVHMLNATMCAATRVICAVLEVNQTETGILVPDAIKQFMPAKYQNEIPFVKPAPIDEAETKKQKKQKEGMKK; encoded by the coding sequence ATGGTTCTGGACCTTGATCTTTTTAGAACAGACAAGGGATTCGATCCCGAAAAAATTCGGGAGAATCAGAGGAAGCGATTCAAAGATGTCGGGTTGGTTGACACAGTTGTCGAAAGAGACACGTTTTGGCGACAGTTGCGGCACAGAGCcgataatttgaataaattgaaaaatgtatgcagCAAAGAAATCGgcgaaaaaatgaagaaaaaagagccAGCTGGCGGAGATGAACCAGTGCCTAATGACCTAGCTGAGAATTTGGATAACGTAACCTCGGATAACCTCAAAAAACTAAACGTCAATCAGATAAAGAAGATTCGCGCGCTGATCGAAGAGGCGATTCAGCAGAATGCTCAGGACCTTATAAAAGCTGAGACTGAGCGTAGAACCGCGCTGCGTGAAGTTGGCAACCACCTCCATGCGTCTGTTCCAGTTAGCAATGACGAGGATGagaataaagttgaaagaaCATTTGGCGATTGTACACAGCGCAAAAAGTATTCCCATGTTGATCTAATACACATGATCGACGGTATGGATGGAGATCGCGGCAGCGCCGTCTCTGGTGGTCGAGGATACTTCCTTGTCGGGCCAGCAGTTTTTTTGGAACATGCGCTGATCCAATTTGCACTGAGGAAACTTTTCGACAAGGGCTACAAGCCATTGTACACTCCGTTTTTCATGAGAAAAGACGTGATGCAAGAAGTGGCCCAGCTTTCTCAATTTGATGACGAGCTTTACAAAGTTGTCGGAAAGGGAAGTGAACGTGGAGAGGATAaggaaattgaggaaaaatacCTGATAGCCACTTCCGAACAACCTATCGCCGCTTTCCATAGAGATGAGTGGATTGCAGAAGCCAGTCTTCCGATAAAATATGCAGGTCTCTCCACCTGCTTCAGGCAAGAGGTCGGGTCCCATGGTCGAGACACTAGGGGTATATTTAGGGTACATCagtttgaaaaagttgaacaaTTTTGTCTCACCTCGCCACATGACAACAAGTCTTGGGAAATGATGGATGAAATGATAGAAAACGCTGAGTCGTTTTACCAGGAGCTCAACATTCCGTATCGGGTAGTAAACATTGTATCTGGGGCACTAAATCACGCGGCTTCTAAAAAACTGGACTTGGAGGCATGGTTCCCTGGTTCTGGAGCTTTTAGAGAGTTGGTCTCTTGCAGCAACTGTCTCGATTATCAAGCTAGACGACTTCTCGTTCGTTAtggacaaacaaaaaaaatgaatgccACTATGGACTACGTTCACATGCTGAATGCCACAATGTGTGCAGCTACAAGAGTTATTTGTGCTGTATTAGAAGTAAATCAAACTGAAACTGGGATTTTAGTACCTGATGCTATCAAGCAATTTATGCCTGCTAAGTATCAGAATGAAATACCGTTTGTAAAACCAGCCCCTATTGACGAAGCAGAAACcaagaaacagaaaaaacagaaagaaggaatgaaaaaataa
- the LOC124302689 gene encoding alpha-soluble NSF attachment protein isoform X1: MGDNEQKAIQLMAEAEKKLTSSKGFFGSLFGGSSKVEEAVECYQRAANMFKMAKKWGAAGNAFCEAANLHGKAGSRHDAATNYVDAANCYKKSDPNEAVSCLLKAIEIYTDMGRFTMAAKHHQSIAEMYESESVDLDRAVNHYEQAADYFRGEESNSSANKCLLKVAQYAAQLENYDKAIQIYEQVASSSLESSLLKYSAKEYFFRAALCHLCVDVLNAQHAIERYQEQYPAFQDSREYKLIKTLIEHLEEQNLEGYTEAVKEYDSISRLDSWYTTILLRIKKQVNDNPDLR; the protein is encoded by the exons ATGGGTGACAATGAGCAGAAAGCCATACAGCTCATGGCTgaggcagaaaaaaaattaacttccTCGAAAGGTTTCTTTGGATCTCTTTTCGG AGGATCGTCGAAGGTAGAAGAAGCAGTAGAATGCTATCAGCGTGCAGCAAATATGTTCAAAATGGCAAAAAAGTGGGGAGCCGCAGGAAATGCATTTTGTGAAGCAGCTAATCTTCACGGCAAAGCTGGTAGCAGACACGATGCTGCGACAAACTACGTAGATGCTGCCAACTGTTATAAAAAGTCGGATCCAAATG AGGCGGTTAGCTGTCTTCTAAAAGCAATAGAGATATATACGGACATGGGAAGGTTCACAATGGCAGCTAAGCACCATCAAAGTATAGCAGAGATGTATGAGAGTGAGTCTGTCGACCTTGATAGAGCAGTAAACCACTACGAGCAGGCAGCCGACTATTTCCGGGGTGAAGAAAGTAACTCTTCCGCAAATAAATGTTTGCTCAAGGTGGCACAATATGCCGCCCAACTTGAGAATTACGACAAAGCGATCCAGATCTATGAACAG GTCGCCTCTTCGTCCCTTGAAAGCTCGCTGTTGAAATATAGTGCGAAGGAGTACTTTTTTCGTGCTGCATTATGCCATCTCTGCGTCGATGTTTTGAATGCTCAACACGCGATCGAACGTTATCAAGAACAATACCCTGCTTTTCAGGATTCTAGAGAATACAAACTTATCAAG ACGCTAATCGAGCACCTAGAAGAACAAAATTTGGAAGGATACACAGAAGCAGTTAAGGAGTATGATTCCATATCACGGTTGGATTCCTGGTACACAACGATCTTATTGCGCATTAAGAAACAAGTCAACGACAACCCAGACCTACGCTGA